The following is a genomic window from Candidatus Moraniibacteriota bacterium.
CGCCGTACAGCCGTAGAAAACGATGATGAGGCTTTTGATGGGAACAAAGACCGTACTTGGCAGACGACGGATCCAGTGTATTGGCGGGAATTCTTTTCTGAGGAAGAGATAGGGGAGCGAGGCGAAGAAAAGAAGCGGTGCGAAAAATGCTGCAAGGAAAAGAAACAAAAGAAAAGCATCGAGATAGGATTGTCCGTAGGTTCGATAGAAATAGAAATACGCCGCCATGACACAGAGTGTCCAGAGCGCAAAGAAAAACAGCGGGATTTTTCGGAGAAAATATCTCATGAAGTGGAGTAGAAATTGCCTCAATGATAGCGCGAAAGTATATTTTTGTTGAGTTGTCTGTCTTGCAGCAAGATGGTAGGATTTTACCGGTTGAGACCCCTTCAGCCTAAATTATGGAGTTGCTATGATGAGAGAATCTGCAGGAAAGTTCTTTTCCATGTTGAACAGTCGCATGATATATCGCGTGCAGGCGGCGCATGTGATTCGGTCGGTAGCACTTTCGTTTGTAAGTGTGTACGTGCCGGCATTTCTTCTGACGAACGGGTATTCACTTCGCGAGACGATTTTGTTCTTTGTTGTTTATCACGGAGTCGGGCTCATGGCTGTTTTCACTGTTGTGGTGCCGATGCTCCGAAGGTGGGGCATGGTGACGACGATTCGGTGGTACTACCCGTTACAGATGTTGTTTCTCGGGCTGTTGCTCTTTGGAAGTGGCGCGCATCTCTCCGTATGGACAGCGGCTATAGTGGGTGGTATTGCTAATATGGTTTACTATGTGCCGCTCAATGTGTTGTTCATGCGGCATACGGATCGCGAGACCATCGCCAAAGATTTCTCAGTATTTTTTGCGCTCCCAACAATATTTGGTCTCGTGGGACCGCTTCTTGGGGCAGCTCTGGTTGTTTCCTTGGGATTCTGGGCAACGTTCATTGTTGCGTTTCTCGGTCTTCTTCTGTCGTCTCTTCCATTGCGGGCGCTTGAAAATGACGAACGAATCGATCTTCGTTTTTCTGAGACGTTGCCAATGCTTCGGCGTCGAAAATTCCTCTTTTTTCTCGAGGGATTCGACAATATCGTGGAAGAATCGGAGTGGCTCTGGGGAATTATTGTGTACCTCCTTATTGGATCGCTTGCGACACCTGGTGTTGTGGGATCTCTCGAATCTCTCGGAGGCGCTCTGTTCACTATATTTGTCGGGCGGTATGTGAACAAGCAGAAAAGTACCATGGCTACTCTATTTGTAAGCATTATTTTCTTGGTGCTCGTGTGGTGTGCTCGGTTCTTTATCGGGACGCCGCTCCCGGCATATCTGATCACGGTCTCCTCATCGTTCATTATGACGCTCTTTTTGGTTTCATACTTTGCAATGATCTACCGGAAAGTGAAGGGAGATCAGGACACGGAGTTCATTATCTTGCGAGAGATTCCGACAGTGCTGGGAAGAATGGTTGTATTTGGTGTAGCAATACTTGTTGCCTCTGATATCGAGCGGTTCTTTTATCTTCCTATGGCTGCTATGGGAATCCTGCTTATCGCGATGGCTGCTATGCGCAAACAACTCGCAAGTGCGTGATGAATGAATCCTATTCACCGTAGTGTAAGAACAAAACTCCCTCAGCCAAATGACCGGGGGAGTTTTAATAACCAAACACTGATGTCCAGATGTTGCTTTTGTTACTTTTCCAAAGCTGCTTTTTTCACGAGCGCGTTGAGGCGAGACTTTTTGCGCGCGGCGGTGTTTTTCTTGATGATATTCTTTTCACTTGCTTTGTCGAGGCTCTTGATAGCGAGTTTGAGCTCCTTTTGTGCGGTTTCGATGTCTTTCGCTTTGACCGCTTCGCGCGTCTTCTTGATGGCGCTCTTGAAAACACCCTTGGCGACTTTATTTCGCTCGGTCTTCTTGGCGGTGACGCGCATGTATTTCTTGGCGGAATCCTTAATCGGCATATGCTTTCAAAAACAAATTAGCATCCCCCATAGGGTGTGAATCGTTTTCCTTTTTTACCATGCGATTTGTTTTTTGGCAAGGGGAAGGCTTTTGTGATAGTGTAAAGACACTTTTGGATGCATTATGATTGCTTTACTGGAAGGAAATGTTGTTGCTCTGCGTCATGATTCTGCGGTGGTGCAGACGGGGGGTGTGGGTTATAAGGGTTTGTTGGAATGTATGAATTCTGCTAGTATTAACTTGTTGAGGATATGTGCACGTGAAGAAGAACAATTTAAGTGAGATGCAGAAACAAGGAAAGAAGTAGCTGCTAGGCTGAATAGGGATGTAAACTAAACCGTAATCTAAATCGTATGCGTCAAGATGCTCTGTATGGAATTTGGAATGCACGAAGAGGAAAATCTGTTGCGTGGTGTTTTCGAATGGGAGTCTTGGTGCTTTCGTGTATTCTGGGGAATGTGATGAATGTTTATTCGGCGAAAGCCGATTTTTCTTTTGATGAAACCGTTATTGATAGCGATTTTGCAGGAGATGTAAAAGGAATTGGCGATGTAAACGGTGATGGATTTCCGGATGTGGTTATTGGCGGACTGCAAATGAATTGGTATGAGTACCCGTCATGGACAAAACACACCATTGCTTCAGCTGCTATTGAATTTACGACGGATATGCAACTGGCTGATATCGATGGTGATGGGGATCTTGACATTGTAACTGGCGATGGAAATGGAACGAATAATGTCATTTGGCTTGAAAACCCTCTTCCGTCCGGCGATCCAACTGCCACATGGACCGTTCATGTGGTTGGTGCACATGGCGATTGGATTCATGATGTTCAAGTAGCAGACATGGATCGTGATGGAAAACTTGATATTGTGACGAGAAAGACGTCCACTCGTATTTTTTTTCAAGACACTCCAACTTTGTGGACCGAGCGGGACATTTCTTCGACAGTGGCTGATAGCGGTGAGGGTATGGGTTCGGGAGATGTTGATAATGATGGTGATATCGACCTTGTTGTAAATGGCGCGTGGGTGGAGACACCAACAGCAGCTCGGACGGGAACATTTGTAAAGCATACGATAGCATTCGGCTATGGCACGGAAGTGACAGGAGCGGTTGCGGATGTGAATGCCGATACGCGCCCGGATATTCTCATGATCAACCAGCATTCGCGCGGGAAGTTTGCTTGGTATGCGGGACCAATTGATCCGATTTCGGGAACATGGACAGAGCATGTGATTGATTCCAATATGGGGAGTCATAAGCTCGAAGTGGGGGATATGGATGGTGATGGTGCTCTTGATGTGGTAACTGGCCTCGAACTTCAAGAGCTTTCCATATATGAAAGCGATGGTGGATCGGTACCGACATTTACGAAGACAATTCTTTCAACATCCGGTACACATAATCAATGTATCGGCGATATCGGGAATGACGGCGATCTGGATATTTTCGGTGCAAATTATTTAGGACACCCGCCTGTTTCACTGTGGGAGAATCATGCTTCGGATCCGCTTCCTGTAAACCAATGGACCTATAAACAGATAACGGATGGACATAGTCAAACATTTGGACTGGGCTTTGGCGATATTGACGGTGATGGAAGGAGGGATATCATATCCGGACAATATTGGTATCGGAATCCAGGCGGAGATATGTTGGGTACGTGGACTCAGTCGATATCGCTGCCATCCGGAATGGAGGCGATATTGTTCGGGGATGTGGATGATGACTCGCTGTCTGATGTGATTGCTCAAAAAACGGAGGGATCTTCATTGGCACTCTATTGGCTGGAAGCAACGGATGCCTCGGCGTCATCGTGGAATAGCGTGTATATTGGTGATGCTCCCGCGGCGAGTCACGTCCTTGGCGCGCAAGGGTATCGTCTAGCTGATGTGCGAAGCGGTGGCAAACCGGAGATAGTGGTTTCGAGCGGTGATGGCATTTGGTATTTTGAAGTGCCGGCAAACCCCGCTGTCGATTCGTGGACGAAGGTGCATGTGAGTAGTAATCCTTCCGATGAAGGATTCGGGGTAGCAGATATGGATGATGATGGCGATCTTGATATCGCTGCGGGAACGGGTGATACGAAACTGGTAGAGTGGTATCGGAATCCGGGTGATGGCTCTGCGGACTGGCAGTCATTTACTATCGGGGATATGAATGAAGCAGTATATCCGGATCGATTTGCTGCTGTTGATCTGAACGGAGATAATCGCCGGGACATTATTGGAACAGAAGAGAATGGTCTCGCATCTGGAGCGGAGACATTTTGGTGGGAAGCGCCGGTCGATCCTACATCACCGAATTGGATACGGCATCTTATTGCAACACAAGGAAGTACGAACTCCATGGATGTGGATGACATTGACCAGGATGGCGATATGGATATTCTTCTTGGGGAACACAAGGGATCTTTAACGACGAGCATTTGGCAAAATGACGGATCGGGGAATTTTACTGAGCAAGTTGTGGGCGCCGGAAAGGAATCGCATCTTGGTACGCGCGCAATTGACCTTGATGATGATGGTGATGCGGATATCGTAAGCATTGCCTATGATGCGCCGCAGTACATTCACCTCTGGCGAAATGATGCGATAGTGGCAGGGGGGACCGCAGTATCCGACACCACTCCTCCCACGCTCTCCAATATCGCCTCTTCGAACATAACCGCAACCGGAGCAATCATAACCTGGACTACCAACGAACCTTCCGATTCTCAAGTCGAATACGGCACCACAATAAGCTATGGACAAAGCACGATACTCGATACTACTCTCGTGACCAATCATAGTGTCACTCTTTCCGGTCTTTCCGCAAATACAACGTACCACTATCGCGTGAAGTCAAAAGACGCTTCCGGAAACATGACAATGTCGGGAGATGAGGTGGTGGTGACGACTAATCAATCTCCGTCGCAGGCCGGACTTGTTGCGGCGTACAACTTTGATGAAGGGATTGGAACAACAGCGCAGGATGCGAGTGGCAATAGCATTACCGGCACATTGACCAATGGTGTTTCTTGGACGACAAGTGGGAAAAACGGAAACGCACTTCAGTTTGACGGTGTTGATGATTTTGTAAATCTTGGGCATCCGAGCGCTTTGTCATTATCAAACTTTACCTTTTCGGCCTGGGTGTATCCGGTGAGTCTTTCCGGCGATCGAGATATTATTACCAAGGTCAGTAGTTCGTCTTCGGAGTATCATTTCCAGGAGACTGGTGGTCAATTGCAAGTCGGATTTTCCAATGGATCCGGATCATGGTATTACCTCAATGCCTCTGCTCAATCTATGCCGCTTAATGCATGGAGTCACGTTGCTGCTCTGTTTGACGATACCGGGAATACGTTCTCTCTCTATGTCAATGGAAATGTAGTGGGAACGCAATCAGTATCGGCATCGATCCTTGCTGGAACGGATGATGTTCATATCGGTATGGGGTGGAGTGGGCAGTCATGGAACGGAAAAATTGACGATGTGCGTATTTACAATCGGGCGCTTTCGGGGAGTGAAATATCAAGCGATATGAATACGCCGGTTGGCGGAACGGTTGAAGATACGACACCGCCAATCCGTTCGAATGGAGCGCCAACCGGAACGCTTTCGGAGACAACTACCGATGCGACCCTGAGTCTTTCAACAGATGAATCGGCGACCTGTAAGTACAGCACGGTTTCCGGAACATCATACGCCGCAATGATTGATACTTTCCAAACAACGGGGACAATCAACCATTCAACGGCCATTTCCGGACTGTCGAGCGGATCATATGTCTATTTTGTTCGATGTGAAGATGCGATCGGAAATCAGAATACGGATGACTTTGCGATTGCATTTGATATCGCTGCTCCCGATACGGCCGATCCGACAGTAACGATAACAGCTCCGACGAATGGGGCGACTGTTACGGGAACGGTTTCTCTCTCAGTAAATGCCTCGGATGATCGCGGAGTGGATCATGTCAACTTTCTCGTCGATGAATCACTGAATGCAACCGATGTATCGAGTCCGTATTCGATATCGATTGATACAACATTGCTTGCCGATGGGCAGCATACGTTTTTGGCGCGAGCATTCGATGCTGCTCTCAATATGGCGGAAGACAATATAACGGTGACAGTGGAAAACACTGATACGACAGTACCTAGTGTTCCTCAGAATCTTTCAGCGACAGCGGTCTCGACAATGAGTATCGACCTTGCTTGGTCGGCATCGTCCGACAATATTGGTGTTGCCGGTTATAGAATTTTCCGCAATGGCAGCGAGATCGGAACAACGACGTCGTTGAGTGCGAGTGATACGGGTCTTGTTCCGGCAACACGGTACTCGTATGCAATCTCATCCTACGATGCGCAGGGAAACGAGTCGGCGCTTTCGAGTACCGTCTCGGTTACGACGCTCACTCCCGACACCACTCCTCCCACGCTCTCCAATATCGCCTCTTCGAACATAACCGCAACCGGAGCAATCATAACCTGGACTACCAACGAACCTTCCGATTCTCAAGTCGAATACGGCACCACAATAAGCTATGGACAAAGCACGATACTCGATACTACTCTCGTGACCAATCATAGTGTCACTCTTTCCGGTCTTTCCGCAAATACAACGTACCACTATCGTGTGAAGTCAAAAGACGCTTCCGGAAACATGACAATGTCGGGAGATGAGGTGGTGGTGACATCACTTGCTAATGATGTTCTGGCATACTGGAATTTTGATGAAACATCCGGTACAACAGCAGCGGATTCCTCAGGTCAGGGGAACGCGGCAACGCTGGTGAATGGTCCAACATGGGTGGCTGGGAAGTTTGGAAACAGTGTCAAATTGGATGGAAGCAATGACTATTTGAGCGCCGGCAATATCTCAGCGCTCAATAACGCTCAAGCAATTACTATTGTCGGGTGGTTCAAAGACAGTAATAAGAATGGAAATAGGGTTATCTTTGGGAAATCTGTTGATGCAACACACGACTTCAATGTGAATACGTATAGCGGAATCCTGTATTGGGAATTGGGGAATGGAAGTGATGTTGCGGCGGAATGGACCGGATACGCTTCTTCGGTAACGCAAAACCAATGGTATCATGCAGCCTTTGTTTTTGATGGGACAGCTTCCGGAAATGCCAATCGGATGAAGGTGTATATAAATGGTGCAGGTCAATCGTTAAATTTCTATGGAACCGTCCCGAGTTCAACGGCAAACCTATCGAGTAGCATGCTTCGACTCGGTTCTGACACAGTTGTTCCCGGATACTGGAAGGGAGGTATGGATGAACTGCGCATATATAGTCGAGCACTGTCGGAGGGTGAGATTCAGACGCTTATGACGCAGAACTAATGTTCTGATGCATTAGTTCTCACTCAACGGTATAGAGCCTTCCCGGGAAGAAGTATACACACCGGAAAGCCGGGTATGTGCGAGTAAGTTTCAGGAAAAAGAGCCGTCGGTATGCCGACGGCTCTTTCTGGTGTCTCCATGTGGGAATAGCTATTTCTCCATCACCGCCTTCTTCACGAGCGCGTTGAGGCGAGACTTTTTGCGCGCGGCGGTGTTTTTCTTGATGATATTCTTTTCACTTGCTTTGTCGAGGCTCTTGATAGCGAGTTTGAGCTCCTTTTGTGCGGTTTCGATGTCTTTCGCTTTGACCGCTTCGCGCGTCTTCTTGATGGCGCTCTTGAAAACACCCTTGGCGACTTTATTTCGCTCGGTCTTCTTGGCGGTGACGCGCATGTATTTCTTGGCGGAATCCTTAATCGGCATATGCTTTCAAAAACAAATTAGCATCCCCATAGGGTGTGAATCGTTTTCCTTTTTTACCATGCGATTTGTTTTTTGGCAAGGGGAAGGCTTTTGTGATAGTGTAAAGACACTTTTGGATGCATTATGATTGCTTTACTGGAAGGAAATGTTGTTGCTCTGCGTCATGATTCTGCGGTGGTGCAGACGGGGGGTGTGGGTTATAAGGTGTATCTTACGCCGTACGCATTGGGCAAGATTGCCGGAGTGGCGTCAGTTCGTCTGCATATATATACCAATGTCCGCGAAGACGCTATTACGCTCTACGGCTTTTTGGATGAAGGGGAGCTCGCGATGTTTGAGCTTCTCATATCGGTGAATGGTGTCGGTCCCAAGATGGCGCTTGGGATTTTGTCGGTTGCCGAACCGGCGTCGATTCGGGCGGCGGTTGTCGGGAAAGATATCTCCATATTGACAAGGATTTCCGGCATTGGAAAACGCACGGCAGAGCGCATCTTGCTCGACCTTGAGAATAAAGTGGGAACACTCACGGCAGAGGGGCTCAAAGGCGCGACGGAGGAGAGCGAAGTGATCGAGGCGCTTAATTCGATGGGCTATTCGCCGGGAGAGGTTCGAGAGGCGATGAAACTGATTGCTCCGGGAGCGACTCGTGTTGAAGAAAAAATCAGCGAACTCCTCAAGGTGCTTGGGAAAAAACGGTAGCATTGTATTCATACACATCTTTTTCTTTGCTTAGGCAAAGGAGTCGGTGGAAGTGAATGGAAATATATGGACATATCGGAGCAAACACGGTGGCTCAACGCGAAGTGTCCCGATGGCGGACTTCTTCAGTCGGAGGAGTGGCGACGGCTCAATGATCGAGAGGGCTTTGTTACAAGACACTTTGAAAGCGATGAGTTGTGGGCGAATGGTATCGAGTACGCGCTTCCGATAGCGGGGAAGTATTGGTATCTGCCGCGCGGACCCGTCCTTGAATTGCCGATATCTGATTCTCAGCAAAGATGCTGGCGGGATATTCTCCAAGAGGCGCAGAAAAATGCCTTGGGCTGGATACGAATGGAGCTGAAAAATGAGGAGGAACTCAGCCGTGTCGGCGAATGGTCAAAAGAATTTTCCATGAGGAAGGCGCCTCACGATATGCAACCGAGAGAGATTTTGGTTGCGGATATTTCGGGCAGTGAAGAGGATCTTTTCGCCAATATGAAATCAAAGACGCGGTACAATATCCGGATTGCCGAGAGGCATGGGGTCGAAGTTTTTTCCGGTCGGGACGAAGGTATGCTCTGTGAATTTCTCCGCATAAATCAAGAGATGGCTCGACGGAATCGGATTTCGACGCATGCTGACCAGCATTACCGGATGCTTCTGGATTCTTTCCCGAGTGATCAAATCGAGTTACTTATAGCAAAGCATGGAGGGCGTTATCTTGCGGCGATGTTGGTAGTATTTTTCGGAGATACGGCGACCTATTTGCATGGCGCTTCGAGTGACGATGAACGCGGTCTTATGGCGCCGTATCTTTTGCAGTGGCGCGCGATAGAAATGGCACGGCGTCGCGGGTGCGTGCGCTATGACTTTGGCGGTGTCGACACGGCGGGTTTTGCGCCGAGTCTTTCGGGTGTTACGCGATTCAAGCAAGGATTTGCAAGAAATGTCAACGCTATCCGGTATCCTGGAAGCTATGATATAGTGCTTATACCAAGCAGATATAGCCTGTATAAGGCGATGAGTATGTCAAAATATATTGTCAATAAAGCAAAACGTGTCTTGACAAAACAATAATTTATTGCGATAATTGCACGTCCGAATGGAGGCGGACAGCTTTAACCTTATGTCTATGATCGAAAAAGATATTCAATCTCTCGGTCTCAACGAAAAAGAAGCGAAGGTCTATCTCGCATCGCTCGAGCTTGGGCAAGCGACGGTGCAGAAGATTTCGGCGAAAGCGGGTATTAAGCGTCCGACCACCTATTTCATCATCGAGAACCTGATGGAGCGCGGTCTCATGTCGAGCTACTATCAGGGGAAGAAGCAGCTCTTCATGGCGGAAATGCCGGAGCGTATTCTCGATCTTATCGCCAAGGAGCGGAAGGAATTGGAGCTTCGCGAAGAGCAGTTTAAGCGTCTGCTTCCCGAACTGCAGTCAATCAACAATCGCAACAAAGACAAGCCAGTTGTGAAATACTACGAAGGGAAAGATGGGATTCTCACAATGACATCAGAGCATATCAAGTTGAGTAAGAATCAGACATTTTACAATGTTTTCTCGCGAGATATTATTGAGCAAGTGGTGTCGCAAGATGAGTTAAAAACTCTGCGAAAAGAAAGAGTCGTTAATAAACTTCAGGCAAAAGCTATATATACTCGAGAGGCTGGTGATTTAGAAGGTGTAGAGAATGCCAATCTGGTTCGTTTGCCGCTAAAGGATTTTCCTGTTACGTGCGATATCGCTTTTTATGAAGACAAGGTTCGCATTGCTTCGTTCAAAGATAGGCTTATGGGTGTTGTGATTGAGGACAAAGAGATAGCTCAGTCGTTTAGAGCAGTGTTTGAACTTGCCTGGAAATGGGTGAACAGAGAACGGACAGAGCAATAGTATGCAGAGAATGAAATAGAAGAAACCAAAAAAGTGCACATAAAAAGCATAAAAAAATGGGCCCCGAAATATTCTCCGGAGCCCTTGGGGGGGGGTATTTTAGTACGGCATGACCTTTTCTCCTTCATGGGAGAGTCTCCTTATACTCTGTGCACAGAGCTTTCGGAGGTGAAAGAACCATCCGCGAATCCTCCCGATCCTTTGCTGGAAAGACGCGCGAACACCGACACTACATCTCGAAGTTAGCATATTTTGAGATTTTGTCAAGTACGGAAGCCATTTGGCGTATTTCTTTGGATTATTTCAAATGTAGATTTCTAATCGTTGTTCTCCTGTGTGTTATACTTTAAATCATGATGAGGACCTTTTTGAAGAGGCTTTTTCCGCAATCGTTGAAGAATATCTATCATCTTTCAGGTGCTGCGATGGCGGGTGTTTTCTTCGGGTTTCCGGGGCGGAAATTGCGAGTGATTGGGGTAACAGGGACGGACGGAAAGACAACCACAGTCCAGTGTATCGGCGCCATTATTCGCGAGTCAGGAAAGAAGGCAGCGATTGCGTCGACAATCAACTTCCGTATCGGAGAGCGGGAATGGGTGAATACATCGAAATTCACGACACTTTCCGGCTGGAAGGTGCAGAAGTTTTTGCGCGAGGCGGTTTCTGCCGGATGTGAGTATGCTGTGCTCGAGGTGTCGTCACATGCTCTTGATCAGGGGAGGGTATTTGGCGTGCCGTTCGAGGTGGCGGTTATTACCAATGTGACGCGCGAGCACCTCGATTATCACGGGACCATGGAGGAATATCGCCGGGCAAAGCGCCGGCTTTTTGATCGAGCGAAGGTCGGCGTGGTGAATCTCGATATGGAAGACTCCGAGGAATTTCTGGCAACGCCTCCGCCCAAACACGTGACATACAGCAGAGTAGACGCTTCGGCGGATGTCTTGGCAGAAGATATCTCCGCAACGCTCGAAGGGTCGGCATTCCGTATCAGCGAGACAGAATTCTGTCTGGCGCTTCCGGGACTATTTAACATCGAGAATGCGCTTGCGGCAGTTGCTGCAATGGTGTCGTGCGATATTTCCTATGAAATTGCCGCACGCGCCTTGTCTCATGTCCGAGGTGTTCCGGGGCGCATGGAACATGTGGCAAATGATCGGGGTATTACGGTTTTAATTGACTATGCGGTGACACCGAATGCATTGGAGAATCTCTATGCTCTTGTTTCAAGCATAAGAACGTCACGAGAAAAGAAAGTTATCGCTGTTTTTGGCGCCTGTGGCGATCGTGATCGAGGAAAACGGCCTCTTATGGGAGAAATCGTTTCATCGAACGCCGATATCATCATATTGACCAATGAGGATCCGTATACGGAAGATCCCGGCAGAATTGTTCGTGAGATACAGTCGGGAATTGTGAACAAGATCCTTGGGAAAAATCTTTTTGTGATCATGGATCGGCGGGAGGCGATTGCAAAAGCTCTTGATCTGGCTGTTCCGGGCGATATGGTGCTGGTGACAGGAAAGGGCGCCGAGGAATTCATGGCAGTCGGCAGTCGTCGGATTCCTTGGAATGACAAACGGGTTATTGAAAGTATCTTGCAAGGGATGAATGACAATGAAGTGTAGTGCGCATCATGTTTTCTGAGCGGACGATATCGCTGTTATACATATAAAAACAAGAGTGTCATGGAACTCTTGTTTTTATTCCCGCTTTCTGAATTTGCAGCGGTTTTTATCGATTTGCTGCGAACAGTTTGTGTGTTGTGTGTCTCTATTTGTATCGCAGAGCGTCCAGGGGATCAATGCGGCTTGCTTGTCGGGCTGGGAAGAGTCCGGTGAAGAGTCCGACGACAGACCCGAATGCGACTACGACAAGAATAAACCAGGCAGGTGTCGAAAAGAGGCTGACGCTTGTGCCACCAAAGCGCGTTGCAATGAAGTTGAGAAGAGAATTGCACACTTTGCCACCGAACCATCCCAAGAGGACTCCAACCAAGCTTCCGAGGAAACCCATGAGGGTTGCTTCTACGATAAACATAAGGGAGATGCTTGATTTCGAAGCGCCGATTGATCGCATAATGCCGATTTCCTCGGTGCGCTCCAGAAGGGCGATAGTCATGGTATTGAACATTCCGATTGCGGAAACGAAGAGGGCGACCAGTCCGAATGCCATGAGAATTATCTGTATCGCACTGAATACCTTGTTTGCCTGACTGATTGTGTCGGAGATGGATGAAACGGAGAAACCGAGCGCGAGGATTTTATCTCGTATGGGCGTGGTTTGATCGGCAGTTTCCGCCTTTACTTTGAGTGCCTGGAAGCGCCCGGTGTTGGCAGCGGGAAAATCATCAAGGGAAAAATACGCTATATTTTCTTCGGTTTCAACGACGCCGACGATCTGAAAAGTTTTCGGGCCGGCTGTGGCAGTTTTTCCAGCCTCTCCTTCGACGGGGAGAAAAAGTGTAAGCGCGAAATCTTTCCCTATCATCTCTTCCGG
Proteins encoded in this region:
- the ruvA gene encoding Holliday junction branch migration protein RuvA; this encodes MIALLEGNVVALRHDSAVVQTGGVGYKVYLTPYALGKIAGVASVRLHIYTNVREDAITLYGFLDEGELAMFELLISVNGVGPKMALGILSVAEPASIRAAVVGKDISILTRISGIGKRTAERILLDLENKVGTLTAEGLKGATEESEVIEALNSMGYSPGEVREAMKLIAPGATRVEEKISELLKVLGKKR
- a CDS encoding peptidoglycan bridge formation glycyltransferase FemA/FemB family protein, which encodes MDISEQTRWLNAKCPDGGLLQSEEWRRLNDREGFVTRHFESDELWANGIEYALPIAGKYWYLPRGPVLELPISDSQQRCWRDILQEAQKNALGWIRMELKNEEELSRVGEWSKEFSMRKAPHDMQPREILVADISGSEEDLFANMKSKTRYNIRIAERHGVEVFSGRDEGMLCEFLRINQEMARRNRISTHADQHYRMLLDSFPSDQIELLIAKHGGRYLAAMLVVFFGDTATYLHGASSDDERGLMAPYLLQWRAIEMARRRGCVRYDFGGVDTAGFAPSLSGVTRFKQGFARNVNAIRYPGSYDIVLIPSRYSLYKAMSMSKYIVNKAKRVLTKQ
- the rpsT gene encoding 30S ribosomal protein S20, whose protein sequence is MPIKDSAKKYMRVTAKKTERNKVAKGVFKSAIKKTREAVKAKDIETAQKELKLAIKSLDKASEKNIIKKNTAARKKSRLNALVKKAVMEK
- the rpsT gene encoding 30S ribosomal protein S20, encoding MPIKDSAKKYMRVTAKKTERNKVAKGVFKSAIKKTREAVKAKDIETAQKELKLAIKSLDKASEKNIIKKNTAARKKSRLNALVKKAALEK
- a CDS encoding VCBS repeat-containing protein; this encodes MRQDALYGIWNARRGKSVAWCFRMGVLVLSCILGNVMNVYSAKADFSFDETVIDSDFAGDVKGIGDVNGDGFPDVVIGGLQMNWYEYPSWTKHTIASAAIEFTTDMQLADIDGDGDLDIVTGDGNGTNNVIWLENPLPSGDPTATWTVHVVGAHGDWIHDVQVADMDRDGKLDIVTRKTSTRIFFQDTPTLWTERDISSTVADSGEGMGSGDVDNDGDIDLVVNGAWVETPTAARTGTFVKHTIAFGYGTEVTGAVADVNADTRPDILMINQHSRGKFAWYAGPIDPISGTWTEHVIDSNMGSHKLEVGDMDGDGALDVVTGLELQELSIYESDGGSVPTFTKTILSTSGTHNQCIGDIGNDGDLDIFGANYLGHPPVSLWENHASDPLPVNQWTYKQITDGHSQTFGLGFGDIDGDGRRDIISGQYWYRNPGGDMLGTWTQSISLPSGMEAILFGDVDDDSLSDVIAQKTEGSSLALYWLEATDASASSWNSVYIGDAPAASHVLGAQGYRLADVRSGGKPEIVVSSGDGIWYFEVPANPAVDSWTKVHVSSNPSDEGFGVADMDDDGDLDIAAGTGDTKLVEWYRNPGDGSADWQSFTIGDMNEAVYPDRFAAVDLNGDNRRDIIGTEENGLASGAETFWWEAPVDPTSPNWIRHLIATQGSTNSMDVDDIDQDGDMDILLGEHKGSLTTSIWQNDGSGNFTEQVVGAGKESHLGTRAIDLDDDGDADIVSIAYDAPQYIHLWRNDAIVAGGTAVSDTTPPTLSNIASSNITATGAIITWTTNEPSDSQVEYGTTISYGQSTILDTTLVTNHSVTLSGLSANTTYHYRVKSKDASGNMTMSGDEVVVTTNQSPSQAGLVAAYNFDEGIGTTAQDASGNSITGTLTNGVSWTTSGKNGNALQFDGVDDFVNLGHPSALSLSNFTFSAWVYPVSLSGDRDIITKVSSSSSEYHFQETGGQLQVGFSNGSGSWYYLNASAQSMPLNAWSHVAALFDDTGNTFSLYVNGNVVGTQSVSASILAGTDDVHIGMGWSGQSWNGKIDDVRIYNRALSGSEISSDMNTPVGGTVEDTTPPIRSNGAPTGTLSETTTDATLSLSTDESATCKYSTVSGTSYAAMIDTFQTTGTINHSTAISGLSSGSYVYFVRCEDAIGNQNTDDFAIAFDIAAPDTADPTVTITAPTNGATVTGTVSLSVNASDDRGVDHVNFLVDESLNATDVSSPYSISIDTTLLADGQHTFLARAFDAALNMAEDNITVTVENTDTTVPSVPQNLSATAVSTMSIDLAWSASSDNIGVAGYRIFRNGSEIGTTTSLSASDTGLVPATRYSYAISSYDAQGNESALSSTVSVTTLTPDTTPPTLSNIASSNITATGAIITWTTNEPSDSQVEYGTTISYGQSTILDTTLVTNHSVTLSGLSANTTYHYRVKSKDASGNMTMSGDEVVVTSLANDVLAYWNFDETSGTTAADSSGQGNAATLVNGPTWVAGKFGNSVKLDGSNDYLSAGNISALNNAQAITIVGWFKDSNKNGNRVIFGKSVDATHDFNVNTYSGILYWELGNGSDVAAEWTGYASSVTQNQWYHAAFVFDGTASGNANRMKVYINGAGQSLNFYGTVPSSTANLSSSMLRLGSDTVVPGYWKGGMDELRIYSRALSEGEIQTLMTQN
- a CDS encoding UDP-N-acetylmuramoyl-L-alanyl-D-glutamate--2,6-diaminopimelate ligase translates to MMRTFLKRLFPQSLKNIYHLSGAAMAGVFFGFPGRKLRVIGVTGTDGKTTTVQCIGAIIRESGKKAAIASTINFRIGEREWVNTSKFTTLSGWKVQKFLREAVSAGCEYAVLEVSSHALDQGRVFGVPFEVAVITNVTREHLDYHGTMEEYRRAKRRLFDRAKVGVVNLDMEDSEEFLATPPPKHVTYSRVDASADVLAEDISATLEGSAFRISETEFCLALPGLFNIENALAAVAAMVSCDISYEIAARALSHVRGVPGRMEHVANDRGITVLIDYAVTPNALENLYALVSSIRTSREKKVIAVFGACGDRDRGKRPLMGEIVSSNADIIILTNEDPYTEDPGRIVREIQSGIVNKILGKNLFVIMDRREAIAKALDLAVPGDMVLVTGKGAEEFMAVGSRRIPWNDKRVIESILQGMNDNEV